The proteins below are encoded in one region of Limnochorda pilosa:
- a CDS encoding ABC transporter substrate-binding protein, with protein sequence MSLLVPGASAAQTTITWLYPGGEQPVSRQTWQAQLERFSKVHPEIRVEVIDVPWDLAHDRIVNMVLADDAPDLIQMGSRWIPEFAEMGALLPLDEYFGTTKGQIYYPALLKTVTYKGKLYALPRAYSTQALIYRTDLVGAPPKTWDELVATALEIQKEHPGMYGFGIGGANHVSTLSQYFTILFSYGGRVFDEAGNVVLDSPEAVAALKEYVDLYRTHKVVPNPLEYNREQLPDLFRSGRIAMFISGPWGGRATGLPPENDQVPYASAKVPAGPAGTATEVVSDSTGIWAGTDNLDAAVTFLDFITTEEEQVQRDLIGGLVPQGPDMAARPEFKGNPYFATFVDMAQYGSSQPQPALWEPFQDVIVDMVQSVLLGLRTPEEAVKNAVTELRRQNLVPAEL encoded by the coding sequence GTGTCCCTGCTGGTGCCTGGGGCGTCTGCTGCGCAGACGACCATCACGTGGCTCTATCCGGGTGGCGAACAACCGGTCTCACGGCAGACCTGGCAGGCGCAGTTGGAACGGTTCAGCAAGGTTCATCCGGAGATCCGCGTGGAAGTGATCGACGTTCCCTGGGACCTCGCTCATGATCGTATCGTCAACATGGTCTTGGCCGACGATGCCCCCGACCTGATCCAGATGGGCTCGCGTTGGATCCCGGAATTCGCTGAGATGGGCGCATTGCTCCCGTTGGACGAGTATTTCGGGACGACGAAGGGGCAGATCTACTACCCGGCACTGCTGAAGACCGTCACGTACAAGGGGAAGCTATACGCCCTACCCAGGGCATATAGCACGCAGGCTCTCATCTACCGTACCGACCTCGTCGGAGCGCCTCCGAAGACGTGGGACGAACTGGTCGCGACCGCTCTAGAGATCCAGAAGGAGCATCCCGGTATGTATGGCTTCGGGATCGGTGGAGCGAACCACGTCAGCACCCTGTCCCAGTACTTTACCATCCTCTTCAGCTACGGCGGAAGGGTGTTTGACGAGGCGGGTAACGTGGTCCTCGACAGCCCCGAAGCGGTTGCAGCACTCAAGGAGTACGTCGACCTCTACAGGACGCACAAGGTCGTGCCGAATCCGCTGGAGTACAACCGCGAGCAGCTACCGGACCTCTTCCGCTCGGGGAGAATCGCGATGTTCATCAGTGGGCCGTGGGGCGGAAGGGCTACGGGTCTGCCTCCGGAAAACGACCAGGTCCCTTATGCATCCGCGAAGGTTCCAGCCGGCCCCGCGGGAACGGCCACCGAAGTGGTCTCGGACAGCACAGGCATCTGGGCCGGAACGGACAACCTGGACGCGGCGGTGACCTTCCTCGACTTCATCACCACGGAGGAAGAGCAGGTGCAGCGCGACCTGATCGGCGGGCTCGTACCTCAGGGACCCGACATGGCGGCACGCCCTGAGTTCAAGGGCAATCCGTACTTCGCGACGTTTGTGGACATGGCTCAGTACGGATCGTCGCAGCCGCAACCGGCGCTGTGGGAGCCGTTCCAGGACGTCATCGTCGACATGGTCCAGTCGGTCCTTCTTGGGTTGCGAACACCCGAGGAGGCAGTGAAGAACGCAGTGACCGAACTCCGTCGCCAGAATCTGGTGCCTGCAGAACTCTGA
- a CDS encoding ROK family transcriptional regulator, with amino-acid sequence MTEIGFPWRFEGSELQLLRLLHRKDGWTRSALARRSGLSSATISVTVQRLMEHGLLRESGAWTEGVGRPAAVLELSSEAWSVLTYELAPQSIRVGLLTATGQVLETRHHPFNAESSRLNAGDLVGAMARMGRQLVDDWSDGHTSQVGGGTRRAGAVIGAAVSVSGVVHSGTLVHSAGLRLRDVPIAEPLSQELQLPVWVMNDMDARALAEFRYGAGSQRDHMLMVAIEPAGIGAGLIKKGEPLQGSQGSALELGHMTVERHGLACPCGKRGCLEVYSSEAAIVSRAGVLQQRRAGRDAGPAATACETAQVESLWRLATSDSNIRRVFEDALDYFGIAVSNLVTLLDPDLVVVGGHLMRLLHPWGMEKLVSDVRSNVFQPGEKEVRFVPAALGPDAGLAGASFFAVQRLLGHV; translated from the coding sequence ATGACCGAGATTGGATTTCCGTGGCGCTTTGAGGGTAGCGAACTTCAGCTCCTTCGCCTGCTGCACCGCAAAGATGGTTGGACTCGAAGTGCCCTGGCACGACGATCCGGCCTCTCGTCCGCGACCATCTCGGTAACGGTGCAGCGCCTCATGGAACACGGCTTGCTTCGCGAGTCTGGAGCCTGGACCGAGGGGGTCGGCCGTCCGGCGGCTGTTCTGGAGCTGTCGTCCGAGGCTTGGTCGGTGCTCACCTACGAGTTGGCACCCCAAAGCATACGCGTGGGCCTCTTGACGGCAACGGGCCAGGTGCTGGAAACCCGCCACCACCCCTTCAACGCGGAATCCTCGCGGTTGAACGCTGGTGATCTGGTGGGCGCCATGGCACGTATGGGTAGGCAGCTGGTGGACGACTGGTCTGATGGCCACACCTCGCAGGTGGGAGGGGGAACCAGGCGCGCTGGAGCGGTCATTGGGGCGGCTGTATCGGTGAGCGGTGTCGTTCACTCTGGGACACTGGTCCATTCGGCGGGCCTGCGATTACGGGATGTGCCGATAGCAGAACCCCTGAGCCAAGAGCTGCAGCTCCCTGTGTGGGTCATGAACGACATGGACGCTCGCGCACTGGCCGAGTTCCGGTATGGAGCCGGATCGCAACGCGATCACATGCTCATGGTGGCCATAGAGCCGGCGGGTATCGGGGCAGGTCTCATTAAGAAAGGAGAGCCCCTTCAAGGGTCCCAGGGAAGCGCGCTCGAACTGGGGCACATGACCGTCGAGCGACACGGGTTGGCTTGCCCTTGCGGCAAACGTGGCTGCCTTGAGGTCTACTCAAGCGAGGCTGCGATCGTGTCTCGAGCCGGGGTCCTCCAGCAGCGAAGGGCGGGCCGGGATGCCGGCCCAGCGGCTACCGCATGCGAGACGGCGCAGGTTGAGTCTCTATGGCGTTTGGCGACTTCGGATTCCAACATCCGCCGCGTCTTCGAAGACGCGCTGGACTACTTTGGGATCGCGGTCTCGAACCTCGTCACGCTGCTCGATCCCGACCTCGTCGTGGTCGGCGGGCACCTCATGCGACTCCTCCACCCATGGGGCATGGAGAAACTGGTTTCCGATGTGCGATCCAATGTCTTCCAACCCGGAGAGAAAGAAGTCCGCTTCGTTCCCGCGGCCCTTGGACCGGACGCGGGACTGGCCGGAGCGAGCTTCTTTGCAGTGCAGAGGCTGTTGGGCCATGTGTGA
- a CDS encoding carbohydrate ABC transporter permease, whose amino-acid sequence MKSSANVDQVRVPPFPWRLGSEQRTLILFLAPALVFLFAVVIYPLATTLWGSLFEESLVRPAAGGRFVGLSNYGLVLGDASFWATLGRTVVWTVGSVLGKTLIGLALALLLNGSFRGNGIYRVLLLIPWATPQVIGAIVWKWLYNSENGYLNYLLLMLGVVDERVSFLGSPSTALLSTMIVDMWFGIPFMAIVMLAGLQSIPRELYEAVAVDGATSWRRFRDITLPLLTPVLGVATNLSVVWTFNSFNIIQTLTRGGPVRATEILVIHAYKEAFGRYDVGVSSTYSAIIFLILMAFSLVYWRVLRKGGEV is encoded by the coding sequence ATGAAGTCCTCCGCGAACGTCGACCAAGTAAGGGTTCCCCCGTTCCCCTGGCGGCTCGGATCGGAGCAGCGGACCTTGATCCTCTTCCTCGCTCCGGCTCTGGTTTTCCTGTTCGCGGTCGTCATCTACCCGTTGGCGACAACCCTTTGGGGTTCCCTGTTCGAGGAATCGCTTGTCCGGCCCGCGGCGGGTGGTCGTTTCGTCGGCCTGAGCAACTACGGTTTGGTGTTGGGGGACGCCTCGTTTTGGGCGACCCTTGGGCGAACGGTTGTGTGGACCGTTGGCTCTGTGCTCGGGAAGACGCTGATCGGCCTTGCTCTGGCTCTATTGCTGAATGGCTCCTTCCGGGGGAACGGGATCTACAGGGTCCTTCTGCTCATTCCTTGGGCGACCCCTCAAGTCATCGGAGCGATCGTGTGGAAGTGGCTTTACAACAGCGAGAACGGGTATCTGAATTACCTCCTGCTCATGCTCGGGGTGGTCGATGAACGCGTCTCCTTCCTAGGCTCACCATCGACGGCCCTTCTGTCCACCATGATCGTGGACATGTGGTTCGGGATACCCTTCATGGCCATCGTGATGCTGGCAGGCCTGCAGTCCATTCCTAGGGAACTGTACGAGGCGGTCGCCGTCGACGGAGCCACGTCGTGGCGCCGGTTCCGGGACATCACGCTGCCGCTCTTGACCCCGGTGTTGGGGGTTGCCACGAACCTATCCGTCGTCTGGACGTTCAACTCCTTCAACATCATCCAGACGTTGACGCGGGGCGGTCCGGTGCGTGCCACGGAGATTCTCGTTATCCACGCGTACAAGGAAGCCTTCGGCCGATACGATGTCGGGGTCTCCTCGACCTATTCGGCCATCATCTTCCTCATCCTCATGGCCTTCAGCCTGGTCTACTGGCGGGTGCTGCGGAAGGGAGGAGAGGTCTGA
- the dgt gene encoding dGTP triphosphohydrolase encodes MESRSTSPAALARLAAPEGPPWTDRLRPVSDDDPREPYHRDRDRIIHAQAFQALQHKTQVYLINEGDFYRTRLTHTLEVAQIARTLARLLGLREPLAEAIALGHDVGHTPFGHAGEQALDAALRATGDGRGWDSNQHSLRVLDELELMYPDGPGLNLTFATRQGVARHATPFDVPVPGFDPHPQPTLEAQVVNLADVVAYAGHDLQDALEAGLLEPERLRLEPQLEPWHVCWELAEQEVEAHELTRGWPSRQVERLLARRARRHFIDRVLREAAAASAGRAGAAGVGSFEEAVELDAPLVALTETTGRQVQELVRFLFNHVYSHPLVVRQNEKERFLVTQLFERILANARIMPAFHFERWERAAQADRPREIAFFLASLTDRGALDLYAELFDPRERAMGHHLT; translated from the coding sequence GTGGAGAGCCGATCCACCTCGCCAGCCGCCCTGGCCCGCCTGGCGGCGCCCGAGGGCCCGCCCTGGACCGACCGGCTCCGCCCTGTGAGCGACGACGATCCCCGGGAGCCCTACCACCGGGACCGGGACCGGATCATCCACGCCCAGGCCTTCCAAGCCCTGCAGCACAAGACCCAGGTCTACCTGATAAACGAGGGCGACTTCTACCGCACCCGCCTCACCCACACCCTGGAGGTGGCCCAGATCGCCCGGACCCTCGCCCGGCTCCTGGGGCTGCGGGAGCCGCTGGCGGAGGCGATCGCCCTGGGGCACGACGTGGGGCACACCCCCTTTGGCCACGCGGGCGAGCAGGCGCTCGACGCCGCGCTCAGGGCCACCGGCGACGGTCGGGGCTGGGATTCCAACCAGCACTCGCTGCGGGTGCTGGACGAGCTGGAGCTCATGTACCCCGACGGCCCCGGCCTCAACCTGACCTTCGCCACCCGGCAGGGCGTGGCCCGGCACGCGACGCCCTTCGACGTGCCCGTGCCCGGCTTCGACCCCCACCCACAGCCCACCCTGGAGGCGCAGGTGGTCAACCTCGCGGACGTGGTGGCCTACGCAGGCCACGACCTGCAGGACGCGCTGGAAGCGGGGCTCCTGGAGCCGGAGAGGCTCCGCCTGGAGCCCCAGCTCGAGCCCTGGCACGTCTGCTGGGAGCTGGCCGAGCAGGAGGTGGAGGCCCACGAGCTGACCCGCGGCTGGCCGTCTCGCCAGGTGGAGCGGCTCCTGGCACGCCGGGCCCGGAGGCACTTCATCGACCGGGTCCTGCGAGAGGCGGCGGCGGCCTCGGCGGGGCGGGCGGGGGCTGCAGGTGTCGGAAGCTTCGAGGAGGCGGTGGAGCTCGACGCGCCCCTGGTTGCCCTCACGGAGACCACCGGCCGTCAGGTGCAGGAGCTGGTACGCTTCCTGTTCAACCACGTCTACAGCCACCCGCTGGTGGTGCGGCAGAACGAGAAGGAGCGCTTCCTGGTCACCCAGCTCTTCGAGCGGATCCTGGCCAACGCCAGGATCATGCCGGCCTTTCACTTCGAGCGCTGGGAGCGGGCCGCCCAGGCCGATCGCCCCAGGGAGATCGCCTTCTTCCTGGCCTCGCTCACCGACCGGGGTGCCTTGGACCTTTACGCCGAGCTTTTCGACCCGCGTGAGCGGGCCATGGGGCATCACCTTACGTGA
- a CDS encoding DinB family protein: MERDGALRDHVLYLLRGGGAHLSFDEAVADLPPELRGRRPEGVPHTPWRLLEHIRIAQRDILDFIRDPAYVSPDWPEGYWPEGDAPPGGGAWDASVEAFRQDLKAVQDLVSDPATDLFAPIPHGDGQTVLREALLVADHNAYHLGQLVVVRRALGAWPRA, translated from the coding sequence ATGGAAAGGGACGGCGCACTGCGAGACCACGTGCTCTATCTTTTGCGCGGGGGCGGGGCGCACCTGAGCTTTGACGAGGCGGTGGCGGACCTCCCGCCCGAGCTTCGGGGCCGCAGGCCCGAGGGGGTTCCGCACACGCCCTGGCGGCTGCTCGAGCACATACGGATCGCGCAGCGGGACATCCTCGACTTCATCCGTGATCCGGCCTACGTCTCCCCCGACTGGCCCGAAGGCTACTGGCCCGAGGGCGACGCCCCGCCGGGCGGGGGGGCGTGGGATGCAAGCGTGGAAGCCTTCCGGCAGGACCTGAAGGCCGTCCAGGACCTGGTCTCGGACCCCGCCACGGACCTGTTCGCGCCCATCCCCCACGGCGACGGCCAGACGGTGCTCCGGGAAGCACTTCTCGTGGCGGACCACAACGCGTACCACCTGGGCCAGCTGGTGGTGGTGCGCCGGGCGCTGGGGGCGTGGCCCAGGGCATAG
- a CDS encoding Gfo/Idh/MocA family protein — METPVTVAVIGAGNRGRDAYAGWCLEHPDLARVVAVADPSEERRNELGERHGIPAERRYASWEAVLAQPRLADGVVIATPDRLHVEPALRAMELGYDILLEKPIAPTREEVLRVAEAADRLRAEKGGSVTVAHVLRYTPFFSTLKRLLDQGRIGRLVSVQYAENVGYWHFAHSYVRGNWRQAATSSPMILAKSCHDMDMLRWLVGSSWRSLASFGSLVHFRAENAPEGAPARCTDGCPASERCPFDAVRFYVENLEDWTGWPVSVITRDFSREGRLRALRVGPYGRCVYRCDNDVVDHQVASIEFEGGVTAAFTVCGFTEENTRTLKLMGTEGEIRGHLEKGEIEVRSFLPRRDPGSGHETVQVGPGAGHAGGDEGLMEAFVRRLEARRAGRAPEEALTSLAESLESHMMAFAAEEARVRGAVVRNASSAGSSD, encoded by the coding sequence GTGGAGACACCCGTCACGGTGGCCGTCATCGGCGCGGGGAACCGGGGAAGGGATGCGTACGCCGGCTGGTGCCTGGAACACCCGGACCTCGCGCGGGTCGTGGCCGTGGCGGACCCCAGCGAGGAGCGCCGGAACGAGCTGGGCGAGCGGCACGGGATTCCGGCGGAACGGCGGTACGCCTCGTGGGAGGCGGTCCTGGCCCAGCCCCGCCTGGCCGACGGGGTGGTCATCGCCACACCGGACCGGCTGCACGTGGAGCCGGCCCTGCGGGCCATGGAGCTGGGCTACGACATCCTGCTGGAGAAGCCCATCGCCCCCACCCGGGAGGAGGTGCTCCGGGTAGCCGAGGCCGCGGACCGCCTTCGCGCCGAGAAGGGCGGCAGCGTGACCGTGGCCCACGTGCTCCGCTACACGCCCTTCTTCTCGACGCTGAAGCGGCTTCTGGACCAGGGCCGCATCGGGCGGCTGGTGTCGGTTCAGTACGCGGAGAACGTGGGCTACTGGCACTTCGCCCACAGCTACGTGCGGGGCAACTGGCGGCAGGCCGCCACCTCGAGCCCCATGATCCTGGCCAAGTCCTGCCACGACATGGACATGCTCCGCTGGCTGGTCGGGAGCTCGTGGCGAAGCCTCGCCTCCTTCGGGTCGCTGGTCCACTTCCGGGCCGAGAACGCGCCCGAAGGCGCACCGGCCCGCTGCACCGACGGCTGCCCCGCCTCCGAGCGCTGCCCCTTCGATGCGGTCCGTTTCTACGTGGAGAACCTGGAGGACTGGACGGGCTGGCCCGTCTCGGTGATCACCCGGGACTTCAGCCGGGAAGGACGGCTGCGGGCGCTGCGGGTTGGCCCCTACGGGCGGTGCGTCTACCGCTGCGACAACGACGTGGTGGACCACCAGGTGGCCAGCATCGAGTTCGAGGGCGGGGTGACTGCCGCCTTCACCGTCTGTGGCTTCACCGAGGAGAACACCCGCACGCTGAAGCTCATGGGCACCGAGGGCGAGATCCGGGGCCACCTCGAGAAGGGCGAGATCGAAGTGCGGAGCTTCCTACCGCGAAGGGATCCGGGCTCGGGGCACGAGACGGTGCAGGTGGGGCCTGGTGCCGGTCACGCGGGGGGCGATGAGGGCCTCATGGAGGCGTTCGTTCGGCGGCTCGAGGCCCGGCGCGCGGGGCGAGCGCCCGAGGAGGCGCTCACCTCGCTGGCGGAGTCGCTGGAGAGCCACATGATGGCCTTCGCGGCGGAGGAGGCGCGGGTGCGGGGCGCCGTGGTTCGCAACGCTTCGTCCGCGGGCAGCAGCGACTAA
- a CDS encoding HAD family hydrolase: MDSVSAVVFDLDGTLLDSQGGIVKAFQRTFEELGLAPAPDDEEIVAQIGLAFDAMLQGMGRPLPPDELARFVATYRRHYWEIAPRMSPPFEGVPELLAELARMKERLPGLAVGVATNKRSPMAQHILDHLRLSRYLDVVQGLEDGLEPKPAPDLLLRALERVGARPGQALFVGDTEGDLRAARAAGTRSCLAAYGYGASAVPPDLVPDLRIGRPQDLLRWLQAHLAA, encoded by the coding sequence GTGGATTCCGTTTCCGCCGTCGTCTTCGACCTGGATGGGACCCTCCTGGACTCGCAGGGGGGCATCGTCAAGGCGTTCCAAAGGACTTTCGAGGAGCTGGGGCTTGCGCCCGCGCCCGACGATGAGGAGATCGTCGCCCAGATCGGCCTTGCCTTCGACGCCATGCTCCAGGGGATGGGCCGCCCCTTGCCGCCGGACGAGCTGGCCCGCTTCGTCGCGACCTACCGCCGCCACTACTGGGAGATCGCACCCCGGATGAGCCCGCCCTTCGAGGGCGTGCCGGAGCTCCTGGCGGAGTTGGCCCGGATGAAGGAACGGCTTCCGGGCCTCGCAGTGGGTGTGGCCACCAACAAGCGCAGCCCCATGGCCCAGCACATCCTGGATCACCTGCGGCTCAGCCGGTACCTGGACGTGGTTCAAGGCCTCGAGGACGGCCTCGAGCCCAAGCCGGCGCCGGACCTGCTGCTGCGGGCGCTGGAGCGGGTGGGGGCGCGGCCCGGCCAGGCTCTTTTCGTGGGCGACACGGAGGGCGATCTTCGGGCGGCCCGAGCGGCCGGCACAAGGAGCTGCCTGGCCGCCTACGGGTACGGGGCGTCGGCCGTTCCTCCCGACCTGGTCCCGGACCTCCGCATCGGGCGGCCGCAGGATCTACTGCGCTGGCTGCAGGCCCACCTGGCGGCATGA
- a CDS encoding carbohydrate ABC transporter permease yields the protein MRWRSVALAGRHLALIVLLGAMLLPVVVMIGTSLKSFDEVFAWPPDLFPVRPQWQNYANVWSGDYRFAGAFRNSVVIAVSTSLLAVGLGAPAAYGASRFRFRWKDAFLFGVLATQMISPVVFVVPLYRAMRAYHLLNTLTAVIVASAAFAMPMVIWLMHGYFRTIPRELEEAAMVDGCSRFSAMARVILPLAAPGLAAAGIYAFILGWDQLLFPLTFLTKGELRPIPLALYDFSGYNIVFWHEMMAASTIAVVPAALAFGAVQRYLVGGLTAGAVKT from the coding sequence ATGAGATGGAGATCCGTGGCGTTGGCGGGGCGGCACTTGGCATTGATCGTCCTGCTCGGTGCGATGCTGCTTCCCGTGGTTGTCATGATTGGCACGAGCCTCAAGAGTTTCGACGAGGTTTTCGCCTGGCCACCGGACCTCTTTCCAGTGAGGCCTCAATGGCAGAACTACGCCAACGTCTGGAGCGGTGACTACAGGTTCGCCGGTGCCTTCCGCAACAGCGTGGTGATCGCCGTCTCTACCAGCCTGTTGGCCGTGGGGCTGGGCGCGCCTGCCGCATACGGGGCAAGTCGTTTCCGTTTCCGGTGGAAGGACGCTTTCCTCTTCGGCGTGTTGGCCACCCAGATGATCTCTCCGGTGGTGTTCGTCGTTCCGCTCTACCGGGCGATGCGCGCCTATCACCTCCTGAACACGCTCACGGCCGTCATCGTGGCCAGTGCAGCTTTCGCCATGCCCATGGTGATCTGGCTGATGCACGGTTACTTCCGGACGATCCCCAGAGAACTGGAAGAAGCCGCTATGGTGGATGGGTGCAGCCGCTTCAGTGCCATGGCCCGAGTGATTCTCCCGCTGGCCGCACCGGGTCTCGCCGCGGCGGGGATCTACGCCTTCATCCTCGGGTGGGATCAACTGCTCTTCCCACTGACGTTCCTTACGAAGGGCGAGCTGCGCCCCATTCCTCTGGCCCTCTACGATTTCTCCGGTTACAATATCGTCTTCTGGCATGAGATGATGGCCGCCTCGACCATCGCCGTCGTCCCGGCAGCGCTGGCCTTCGGGGCCGTGCAGCGGTATCTGGTAGGCGGCCTGACGGCCGGAGCGGTGAAGACCTGA
- a CDS encoding UDP-glucose dehydrogenase family protein: MRVTVVGTGYVGLTTAVALAYLGHEVTCVDKNPAVVGSLSAGRPPFHEPGLAELLGETYRSMHFDVALTPETAGADVLLICVGTPPQENGDADLRYVEEAAAAIAEVLPAGAGTVVVNKSTVPVGSARRVESIIRDGLERRGVEARPSVASNPEFLREGSALFDTFYPDRIVVGAASDRAVNRMRALYEPILEQTFTPPTGLPRPDGQALPVFLTTTPTSAELCKYAANAFLAMKISFANEIGGIAERVGADVTEVMRAVGLDRRIGLRYLGAGAGWGGSCFGKDVHALLALGEQYGYELPLAAGTLRVNERQRRAVVEKLQQALKVVRGSTVALWGLTFKPNTDDLRDAPALDVARRLVELGARVRVHDPVGMERARRENPDLAVEYADSPLTAARDADAVVLMTEWEAFLHVDWQAVAGQMRDRVVVDGRNVLDRDLLTRLGFRYWGIGR, encoded by the coding sequence ATGAGAGTAACCGTCGTCGGCACCGGCTACGTCGGGCTCACCACCGCGGTCGCCCTGGCTTACCTGGGCCACGAGGTGACCTGCGTCGACAAGAACCCTGCGGTGGTCGGGTCCCTCAGCGCCGGCCGCCCGCCCTTCCACGAGCCCGGGCTGGCGGAGCTGCTGGGTGAGACGTACCGGAGCATGCACTTCGACGTGGCGCTCACCCCCGAGACCGCCGGGGCCGACGTGCTCCTCATTTGTGTGGGGACGCCGCCCCAGGAGAACGGCGACGCGGACCTGCGCTACGTGGAGGAGGCGGCGGCAGCCATTGCCGAGGTCCTTCCTGCCGGCGCCGGCACGGTGGTGGTCAACAAGTCGACGGTCCCCGTGGGCTCCGCAAGACGGGTCGAGTCCATCATAAGGGACGGCCTGGAGCGGCGGGGGGTGGAGGCCAGGCCGAGCGTTGCCTCCAACCCCGAGTTCCTCCGGGAGGGTTCGGCCCTCTTCGACACCTTCTACCCGGATCGGATCGTGGTGGGGGCGGCCAGCGATCGGGCGGTCAACCGCATGCGGGCCCTTTACGAGCCGATCCTGGAGCAGACCTTCACCCCGCCCACAGGGCTTCCCCGGCCCGATGGCCAGGCGCTGCCCGTCTTCCTCACCACCACGCCTACCAGCGCCGAGCTTTGCAAGTATGCAGCCAACGCCTTCCTGGCCATGAAGATCTCCTTCGCCAACGAGATCGGCGGCATCGCTGAGCGGGTGGGGGCCGACGTCACCGAGGTCATGCGGGCGGTGGGGCTGGACCGGCGCATCGGCCTCCGCTACCTGGGGGCAGGCGCTGGCTGGGGTGGCTCCTGCTTCGGCAAGGACGTGCACGCCCTCCTGGCCCTGGGGGAGCAGTACGGCTACGAGCTGCCCCTGGCGGCCGGCACCCTGCGGGTGAACGAGCGCCAGCGCCGGGCGGTGGTGGAGAAGCTCCAGCAGGCCTTGAAGGTCGTGCGGGGGAGCACCGTCGCCCTCTGGGGGCTCACCTTCAAGCCCAACACCGACGACCTGCGGGACGCGCCCGCGCTGGACGTGGCCCGCCGGCTGGTGGAGCTGGGTGCCCGGGTGCGGGTGCACGATCCCGTCGGGATGGAGCGGGCCCGGCGGGAGAACCCGGACCTGGCGGTGGAGTATGCGGACTCGCCCCTGACCGCCGCCCGGGACGCGGACGCGGTGGTGCTCATGACCGAGTGGGAAGCCTTCCTCCACGTGGACTGGCAGGCCGTGGCCGGGCAGATGCGCGACCGCGTGGTGGTGGACGGGCGGAACGTGCTGGACCGAGATCTGCTCACCCGTCTGGGTTTCCGGTATTGGGGGATCGGGCGGTGA
- a CDS encoding NAD-dependent epimerase/dehydratase family protein: protein MSENAMRAAGGPGSPLSGPRNRPQEEPARSGSTAAPLPYSRFLVTGGAGFIGSHLVDRLLAAGAQVTVVDSFDPFYDPAVKRLNVAPHLVNPRYRLVEADIRDVQALEQAFAEGRPEAVVHLAARAGVRPSVEDPATYAAVNVMGTVNVLEASRRYGVSRFAFGSSSSVYGGNRKVPFSEEDPVLAPASPYGATKAAGEALCESFSACYGLPVVALRFFTVYGPRQRPDLAIHKFAWLLRRGEPLPVFGDGSSERDYTYVDDIVDGILAALAFRAFPGGEAPFRLFNLGSDRPVRLDALVDLLARTVGREPHLQRLPEQVGDVRRTWADLTRSRRELGYAPRVSLEEGLARFARWLDDERMER from the coding sequence GTGAGCGAAAACGCGATGAGGGCTGCGGGCGGTCCGGGAAGTCCGCTCTCGGGACCTCGGAATCGTCCCCAGGAGGAGCCGGCCCGCTCCGGATCCACCGCGGCCCCACTGCCGTACTCCCGGTTCCTGGTCACGGGCGGGGCGGGCTTCATCGGGAGCCACCTGGTGGACCGCCTGCTGGCCGCGGGGGCGCAGGTGACGGTGGTGGACAGCTTCGATCCCTTCTACGATCCCGCCGTGAAGCGCCTGAATGTGGCTCCGCACCTCGTCAACCCCCGTTATCGGCTGGTGGAGGCTGACATCCGCGACGTGCAGGCGCTGGAGCAGGCCTTCGCCGAAGGCAGGCCCGAGGCGGTGGTCCACCTGGCGGCCCGGGCGGGTGTGCGCCCTTCGGTGGAGGACCCGGCCACCTACGCCGCGGTGAACGTGATGGGCACGGTAAACGTCCTCGAGGCCTCTCGCCGCTACGGCGTCTCCCGTTTCGCGTTCGGCTCGTCCAGCTCGGTCTACGGGGGGAACCGGAAGGTGCCTTTCTCCGAGGAGGATCCCGTCCTGGCGCCGGCCTCGCCCTACGGCGCCACCAAGGCGGCGGGCGAGGCGCTCTGCGAGAGCTTCAGTGCCTGCTACGGGCTGCCCGTGGTGGCGCTCCGCTTCTTCACGGTCTACGGGCCCCGCCAGCGCCCGGACTTGGCCATCCACAAGTTCGCCTGGCTGCTACGCCGGGGCGAGCCGCTGCCCGTCTTTGGTGACGGCTCCTCCGAGCGGGACTACACGTACGTGGACGACATCGTGGACGGCATCCTGGCCGCGCTGGCCTTCCGGGCCTTCCCCGGAGGCGAAGCTCCCTTCCGCCTCTTCAACCTGGGGAGCGACCGGCCCGTCCGTCTCGACGCGCTGGTGGACCTGCTGGCAAGGACCGTGGGGCGCGAGCCCCACCTGCAGCGGCTGCCCGAGCAGGTGGGCGACGTTCGCCGAACCTGGGCGGACCTAACCCGCTCCCGGCGGGAGTTGGGGTACGCGCCGCGGGTCTCCCTGGAGGAAGGCCTGGCCCGCTTTGCCCGGTGGCTCGACGATGAAAGGATGGAACGCTGA